In Clostridium thermosuccinogenes, the genomic stretch GATCATTATGGTCTCAAATTTAACCGACATGAGGGTATTCTTATAACCTTCTTTTACCCTATAGGCAGCAAGAGGGACTTGGAAAATCTTATTTTAAAGGTTTTCACAAAATTTTGTTATAAATAGTTCCACTGCTATCCTGTCGTTGATTTTGCCTGTTTTGATAGCAAGATCCATCTCCAGGCTGTCGTTGATAACTTCCTTCAACCTCTCAATGGTGAATCCTTCCGCCTGCTTAAAGATTTTTCCTGAAGCATAAGGTGTAAGACCGATCTTTGAAGCAGCTTGACTTTTGGTAAGTCCGGAGGCGGTAAGAAGCTTCATTTCCATAATCTGCCTGAGCTGCCGGGTTATCATAATAAGAATTTTGGGCAAAGGCTCTTTTAGTATCAGCATATCATTCAGAAGTTTAATAGCCTTAACCGTATTTTTTTCAGCTATAGCATCGGTGAGATCAAAAATCCTCCCCTTTACGGATTTTGAGCAGATTTCTTCAATGTCTTTGCTGCTCACTTGAACCCGGTCGCCAAGATATGAGACCAGCTTGTTTATTTCATTCAGGAGCTCTGTCATTCCCTGCTCACTATTGTCTACAAGCTGCGAAGCTGTCATCATATCAATCTCTTTATGATACGATTTCAGCACTTTTATAACCCATTTGGCGAGATCGACGGGCTTTTGCAGGGGAAACTCCACTATGAGACCATTTTTTTTCACCGCATCTACCAGTTTTACCCTCTTGTCGATTTCTTCCTCATAAAAAATCAGGCAGGTATAGGCCGGCATATTCTCTATATATAATCCAAGATCCTCATCGGGATTTTTTGCTGAGCCTTTTCCTTTTGTTTTGGTACTTCCGGCATCCTGTTTTTTGCTTGCTTTGAAAAGGCCTGAGTTTTTGACCAGCACTATTTTCCTTTCAGAAAAGACAGGCATGGTCTCACAAGCCTCGATAATTTTAGACTGCTCACACTTACCTTCAATAACGATTTTATTAAGCTGTTCCATTTCCTTGGAAAGCAGCAAATTTTCTATGCTGCCCAGATAATACTTTTTTAGATATTCTTCAGGGCCATAAAATATATATGCTTTTCTTATTTTATTGTTTTTTATATCCGCTTTCAGTTCTTCAATGCTGTTTTTTTCTTCCTTGGCTCTCATTCTTTCACCTTTATAAAACCTTTTATATCTATACTCTTACCGTCAGATTTCAGGATTATGGCTCCTCTTTCGTCGGTCCTGAATATCTTGACACCGTTATTTTCAAGCTCTTCCAGAACACGCTCCGAAGGATGCCCGAAATTGTTCTTTCCAACGCTTATAACCGCTGCCTTGGGTTTTACTGCTTCCAGAAACTCTTCAGTTGTTGAAGTATTGGAACCGTGATGGGCCACTTTCAAAACGTCGGCCGTCACGTCCGCTTTGCTTTCCACCAGCAGCTCTTCTGCTTCCTTTTCTATATCTCCGGTAAAAAGTATGCTGGTATTGCCATAATTCAATTTTAGCACTAAAGATAGATTATTTAAAGCCGATTCGGTTATTGAGATATTTTTATCCGGGTGCAGCGTGCTGAAATAGGTATTTTTATCAAGCCATATCTCATCTCCCTTATCACATGCTTCCACATTTATTCCCCTGGCTTTTGAAATTGAAATCAGCAAACCCAGCTCTTTTTTGTCAGGGCAATCAGGTATTATTAGATTGTCCACGTTAAACTCCTTCAACACAGGAATCAAACCCTGTATATGGTCATCATGCCCATGGGAAGCCACCACCGCATCCAGCTTTGTCACCCCGTAATCCAATAAAAACGGTATAATTGTGGTTTCTCCGATATTGCTTTCGTTGCTGCCCGGTTTGCTGCTGCTCCCGCCTCCGTCAATCAGTACCGTAGCTCCACCGCTTGTTTTTATAAAAGCCGAATCCCCCTGCCCCACATCAGTAAATACCACCTCCAGCTTTCCGGGCAAAGAAATAAAGATCAGGCAGACGGCAAGAATGCAGCCGAAAGCGGCCAGATAGTGCTTAAACTTAAGATTAAGTTTAAACCACTCCCTGAACTTGAAAATATAAAGAAGGAAAAGATAATACAGCACTATAAGGGGAAGAGGCGGAGTAACCACTCTTATAGTGGCAAAGGGCAGCTGGGTGGATAATTGGCAGACATATAATATGAAGGAGAGAAAAACCGTATTGACATAACCTAGCAGCTTCGAGCATACGATGTTTATCTGCCCCAGCGCAGCCATGGCAAATCCAAGGATTGTTATTATCTCGGTAATAGGAACTACCAGTATATTTGTCAGCAGCGATATTAGTGATATTTTATTAAAGTAATATACGGTTATTGGAAGTACGCCAATTTGAGCCGCCAAAGTTGCAGACAGCACATCGGATATGAAGTTGGGCAAATGCAGACGGTCGATTTTAGCCTTTATCCCCTTGTTGAACAGTACGAGGGAAAGGGTAGCACCGAAAGAAAGCTGGAATCCGATGTCAAACAAGGTATTAGGATTATAAAGGAGAAGCAGTATAGCTGCCAGGGATATGCCGGTGAATATATCCGAATCCCTTCTCAATATCTGACCTACCAGCACTGTAACCGCCATTATAACGGCTCTCAGCACCGACGGTGAAAAGCCTGTCACATAAACAAATATCACCAGCACAGCTATCACTATGCTGTTTGCCATCCTCTGCCTCATCCCAAGCCTTTTAAAAACAAACAGCAAAGGCATGACGATAAAGGCTACATTAGCTCCGGAAACTGCCATGATATGGGTCAGCCCTGCATCGCTGAAAGCTCCCTGCACCGTTTTGTCCAGGCCTCCCCTGTATCCAATCAGCATACCGTTAAGCAGCCCGGCCTGCTGCGGAGGCAGGCTCTTTTCAATTGTGCCGATAATGCGGTTTCTAAGTGCCATTCCCACCATGGCAAACCTGGAAATGTGCTTTCCACTACCTTCTTTAATATTATTGCCGGTGGCATAGATAGTTGCCGAAACGCCCGACTGAGCCAGGTATTTTCTATAGTCAAAACCTCCGGGGTTCCTCTTTCCTTTTGGCATATTGAGGCGGCCGCTTACTTCTATTTGCCTCCCATAATCCAGCAGCTTGTTTTCCGGGCTGTTCAATGTATTGAGGAGCACCTTGCCGGATACTTTCTTTTCCTTATGATCGGTTTTAATGCTTACAGTTTTTATTATATAGCTGACCCTTGAATCCCTTATATCAGGCTCGGTAATTATGTATCCGGAAATGGTAACCTGACAGCCGGAAAATTCCTTGAATTTTTCTTCATTGGAATTATTGATGTACAGGTATTCAAAAGCGCCGAGCGAGTAAAAAATCAAGGCACCAATCATAACGTTTGCTGCTGTGGCATGCCGGGAACTGGCCAGTATGAAGATGAAGGACAGAACTGCTATTGATGCTGCGGCGATTAGGAAAGAATTGCTTAAATAAGCCACTACAATTCCAGCAATAAGTGCAACTGAAAGCAAAGACAATGGCCTTTTCACATACCACCTCTATAACAAAAAGCGCTTCCAAAAAAGAAGCGCCTAAGTCCAATATGATTACAGTATCCTTCTTGCTGTCACATAACTTCTGGCATAATAGCTTTCGGAAAGGTTCGTAATGGTTACACCACTGCGTTCAGATTCAGCATGTATGAATTTCCCATTTCCTATGTAGATGCCTACATGATTTATGTAGCTGCTGGAACCAAAAAATACCAGATCGCCTATTTCCAGCTCAGATTTGCTCACTTTAGTTCCATGTTTTGCTTGATCTGCAGCTGTACGGTTCAATTTTATGCCAAAGTGCTTAAACACATACTGCACAAAACCTGAGCAGTCAAACCCATTGGGGCTTGTTCCTCCGTAAACATATTTCACACCCATAAATTTTTTGGCATACTCCACTATTTTTTGTCCAGTGGAAGTGCTCACATCCAATATTTTGACATCTCTTTCAGCATCTCCGCCTCTGGATGCGGCGGAAGTGTCCAATGTCAAATACTCACTGGCAACCCATGCTGCGGTACCATCGGTAGTTTTAATTTTATACCAGTCTCCGGACTGGGTTAATACCGCAACCTTAGTTCCTTTGTGAATCTGGGATAGCACATCCGATGTTACATCCGGCTTGCTTCTTACATTCAGTACATCTACGGTGACGGTGCCTATTCCTATCGTTTTTTCCACGACATGCAAATAGTCGCCATGCACCCATCCCGTCTTGCCGTCATATGATACCTTATACCAAACGTCCGAACTGGAAAGCACATTCACTTCGGTTCCTTTTGGAAGCTTGTCCAATACTTTCGCAGAAGTACTCGGCTCCTCCCTAAGATTGACCACACTTCCCGTGATAGTTCCTGTGTTTCCGCTGGCCTCCTCTGCGTAAGTACTAACTGTCCACAAACAAAGAGTCAGTACAAACACAGATACACTGACAAGCAATTTCTTCAAACCGGTCATCATCATCTGTC encodes the following:
- a CDS encoding DNA internalization-related competence protein ComEC/Rec2; translation: MKRPLSLLSVALIAGIVVAYLSNSFLIAAASIAVLSFIFILASSRHATAANVMIGALIFYSLGAFEYLYINNSNEEKFKEFSGCQVTISGYIITEPDIRDSRVSYIIKTVSIKTDHKEKKVSGKVLLNTLNSPENKLLDYGRQIEVSGRLNMPKGKRNPGGFDYRKYLAQSGVSATIYATGNNIKEGSGKHISRFAMVGMALRNRIIGTIEKSLPPQQAGLLNGMLIGYRGGLDKTVQGAFSDAGLTHIMAVSGANVAFIVMPLLFVFKRLGMRQRMANSIVIAVLVIFVYVTGFSPSVLRAVIMAVTVLVGQILRRDSDIFTGISLAAILLLLYNPNTLFDIGFQLSFGATLSLVLFNKGIKAKIDRLHLPNFISDVLSATLAAQIGVLPITVYYFNKISLISLLTNILVVPITEIITILGFAMAALGQINIVCSKLLGYVNTVFLSFILYVCQLSTQLPFATIRVVTPPLPLIVLYYLFLLYIFKFREWFKLNLKFKHYLAAFGCILAVCLIFISLPGKLEVVFTDVGQGDSAFIKTSGGATVLIDGGGSSSKPGSNESNIGETTIIPFLLDYGVTKLDAVVASHGHDDHIQGLIPVLKEFNVDNLIIPDCPDKKELGLLISISKARGINVEACDKGDEIWLDKNTYFSTLHPDKNISITESALNNLSLVLKLNYGNTSILFTGDIEKEAEELLVESKADVTADVLKVAHHGSNTSTTEEFLEAVKPKAAVISVGKNNFGHPSERVLEELENNGVKIFRTDERGAIILKSDGKSIDIKGFIKVKE
- a CDS encoding SH3 domain-containing protein, encoding MMMTGLKKLLVSVSVFVLTLCLWTVSTYAEEASGNTGTITGSVVNLREEPSTSAKVLDKLPKGTEVNVLSSSDVWYKVSYDGKTGWVHGDYLHVVEKTIGIGTVTVDVLNVRSKPDVTSDVLSQIHKGTKVAVLTQSGDWYKIKTTDGTAAWVASEYLTLDTSAASRGGDAERDVKILDVSTSTGQKIVEYAKKFMGVKYVYGGTSPNGFDCSGFVQYVFKHFGIKLNRTAADQAKHGTKVSKSELEIGDLVFFGSSSYINHVGIYIGNGKFIHAESERSGVTITNLSESYYARSYVTARRIL
- the holA gene encoding DNA polymerase III subunit delta, with translation MRAKEEKNSIEELKADIKNNKIRKAYIFYGPEEYLKKYYLGSIENLLLSKEMEQLNKIVIEGKCEQSKIIEACETMPVFSERKIVLVKNSGLFKASKKQDAGSTKTKGKGSAKNPDEDLGLYIENMPAYTCLIFYEEEIDKRVKLVDAVKKNGLIVEFPLQKPVDLAKWVIKVLKSYHKEIDMMTASQLVDNSEQGMTELLNEINKLVSYLGDRVQVSSKDIEEICSKSVKGRIFDLTDAIAEKNTVKAIKLLNDMLILKEPLPKILIMITRQLRQIMEMKLLTASGLTKSQAASKIGLTPYASGKIFKQAEGFTIERLKEVINDSLEMDLAIKTGKINDRIAVELFITKFCENL